One window of Acidobacteriota bacterium genomic DNA carries:
- a CDS encoding NAD-dependent epimerase/dehydratase family protein, which translates to MSKILVTGGLGVVGSHLVRILRERGHDTWILDLPHHHDSRYIRCDVGSYRQVESAFERESFDVVYHLAAEFGRWNGEDYYDTLWQSNVIGTKNVLRMQEKIGFRLVFSSSSEVYGDYDGVMAESVMDEVEVKQLNDYAITKWVNEMQIVNSAEMFGTETVRVRLFNTYGPGEPYSPYRSVNCLFTYRALHGLPYTVYLDHHRTSSFITDTAETLANIAERFHPGEVYNIAGTEYHDIKQLSDLILEAVGTDDSRVTYKEAEPFTTKDKKVDVTKAVRDLGHECKVSLRDGVGRTVEWMRRTYGVDGPPAAGAAGETFDVARTGARAAAEPAAVDS; encoded by the coding sequence CAGCCACCTCGTCCGCATCCTGCGCGAGCGCGGCCACGACACGTGGATCCTCGATCTGCCACACCACCACGATTCTCGCTACATCCGCTGCGACGTCGGCTCCTACCGGCAGGTCGAGAGTGCCTTCGAGCGCGAGAGCTTCGATGTCGTCTACCACCTGGCCGCCGAGTTCGGCCGCTGGAACGGCGAGGACTACTACGACACCCTGTGGCAGTCGAACGTCATCGGAACCAAGAACGTCCTGCGCATGCAGGAGAAGATCGGATTCCGGCTGGTCTTCAGCTCGAGCTCCGAGGTCTACGGCGACTACGACGGCGTGATGGCCGAGAGCGTGATGGACGAGGTCGAGGTCAAGCAGCTCAACGACTACGCCATCACCAAGTGGGTCAATGAGATGCAGATCGTCAACTCGGCCGAGATGTTCGGCACCGAAACGGTACGGGTGCGGCTGTTCAACACCTATGGGCCGGGCGAGCCCTACAGTCCCTACCGGTCGGTCAATTGCCTGTTCACCTACCGCGCTCTCCACGGTCTCCCCTATACGGTCTACCTCGACCATCACCGCACGTCGTCGTTCATCACCGACACCGCCGAGACGCTGGCCAACATCGCCGAGCGCTTCCACCCCGGCGAGGTGTACAACATCGCCGGCACCGAGTACCACGACATCAAGCAGCTCTCGGACCTGATCCTCGAGGCGGTGGGCACCGACGACTCGCGGGTCACCTACAAGGAGGCCGAGCCGTTCACCACCAAAGACAAGAAGGTCGACGTCACCAAGGCGGTGCGCGATCTCGGTCACGAGTGCAAGGTGAGTCTGCGCGATGGGGTGGGTCGGACGGTCGAGTGGATGCGTCGCACCTACGGCGTCGATGGCCCGCCGGCCGCCGGCGCGGCCGGCGAGACGTTCGACGTCGCTCGCACCGGGGCTCGGGCCGCGGCCGAGCCGGCCGCCGTCGACTCCTGA
- the wecB gene encoding UDP-N-acetylglucosamine 2-epimerase (non-hydrolyzing): MPAEPTPRSDRRPIEVVAVVGARPNFVKAAPVVSALGRRGGFSTFLVHTGQHYDAALSDVFFRDLGLPRPDLHLGVGSGSHAEQTAAVMRGIEPVLEERRPDLLLVFGDVNSTVAAALTAAKLWIPVAHVEAGLRSFDETMPEEINRRVTDCLSTLLFTTEESGDRNLGREGVPAERIFRVGNTMVDSLFAALDRAREGRGGLLERLGLVVGGYAVLTLHRPGNVDSPESLSALLGAVGEIGRRLPVVFPVHPRTRARLAENAEIARLLTDGSVDGPGGGLRAVEPLGYLDFIGLLDGARLVLTDSGGIQEETTALGIPCLTLRDNTERPVTLELGTNRLVGRDPAAIVRAGSEALASNADARQPPPLWDGHAAERIVDVLERTSWKAPSAR; encoded by the coding sequence ATGCCCGCTGAACCGACGCCTCGATCCGACCGCCGACCGATCGAGGTGGTGGCCGTCGTCGGTGCCCGGCCGAACTTCGTCAAGGCAGCGCCGGTTGTGTCGGCGCTCGGGCGGCGCGGCGGCTTCTCTACGTTCCTGGTGCACACCGGTCAGCACTACGACGCGGCGCTGTCGGACGTCTTCTTCCGCGACCTCGGCCTGCCGCGGCCGGACCTCCACCTGGGCGTCGGCTCGGGATCTCACGCCGAGCAGACGGCGGCGGTAATGCGGGGGATCGAGCCGGTCCTCGAGGAGCGCCGGCCGGATTTGCTGCTGGTTTTCGGCGACGTCAACTCGACCGTGGCGGCGGCTCTGACCGCCGCCAAGCTTTGGATCCCGGTCGCCCACGTCGAGGCCGGGCTACGCTCCTTCGACGAAACCATGCCCGAGGAGATCAACCGGCGGGTCACCGACTGCCTGTCGACGCTGCTCTTCACGACCGAGGAGAGTGGCGACCGCAACCTGGGGCGCGAGGGCGTGCCGGCCGAGCGCATCTTCCGAGTGGGCAACACCATGGTCGACAGCCTGTTCGCCGCCCTCGACCGGGCGCGCGAGGGGCGCGGCGGCCTGCTCGAGCGGCTCGGGCTGGTGGTGGGCGGCTACGCGGTCCTGACCCTGCACCGGCCGGGAAACGTGGACTCCCCTGAATCGCTGTCGGCCCTGCTCGGCGCCGTCGGTGAGATCGGCCGGCGGCTGCCGGTGGTGTTCCCGGTCCATCCGCGCACCCGGGCGCGGCTGGCCGAGAACGCCGAGATCGCCCGGCTCTTGACGGACGGATCGGTGGACGGGCCGGGAGGCGGCCTGCGCGCGGTCGAGCCGCTCGGCTACCTCGACTTCATCGGCCTGCTCGACGGCGCCCGACTGGTCCTCACCGATTCCGGCGGAATCCAGGAGGAGACGACGGCCCTCGGCATCCCCTGCCTGACGCTACGCGACAACACCGAGCGGCCGGTGACCCTGGAGCTGGGCACCAACCGGCTGGTCGGCCGCGATCCGGCCGCGATCGTGCGCGCCGGAAGCGAGGCGCTGGCCAGCAATGCCGATGCCCGCCAGCCTCCACCGCTGTGGGACGGGCACGCCGCCGAGCGCATCGTCGATGTCCTCGAGCGCACGAGCTGGAAGGCTCCGAGCGCGCGGTGA
- a CDS encoding adenosine deaminase family protein, with protein MAELEFSRAFLEALPKSDLHLHLDGSLRLPTLIELARERNVTLPSDTPEGLLELVFKENYRDLPDYLHGFAYTCAVMTDPEAMERIAFELAEDCMAEGVRYIEVRFAPQLHVRPGFDVGQVLEAVFKGLERARRRDDESREPGQIPFNFGIIASAMRMFTGGFAPYFRNLLEALDQWPMEEVHGVASLSLARSVAEARDRLGVPVVAFDLAGAEAGNPASDHVRAYEFASRHFLKKTVHAGEAYGPESIYQAITQLNADRIGHGTHLYSTHQVEADDPERYVHRLAEYIADRRITLEVCITSNLQTMPELRRVEDHPFGRMLKEKLSVALCTDNRLVSRTTVTDEIDQACRAFAMTPEELRDVVIHGFKRSFYPGTYREKRKYVRQVIDRYDEIAAEHGVPTKEGSL; from the coding sequence ATGGCCGAACTCGAGTTTTCTCGCGCTTTCCTGGAAGCGCTTCCAAAGTCCGATCTGCACCTGCATCTCGACGGTTCCCTGCGCCTGCCGACCCTCATCGAGCTGGCCCGGGAGCGCAACGTCACCCTGCCCTCGGATACCCCGGAGGGCCTGCTCGAGCTGGTGTTCAAGGAGAACTACCGCGACCTGCCGGACTATTTACACGGCTTCGCCTACACCTGTGCGGTGATGACCGATCCGGAGGCAATGGAGCGCATCGCTTTCGAGCTGGCCGAAGACTGCATGGCCGAAGGCGTGCGCTACATCGAAGTGCGCTTCGCTCCGCAGCTCCATGTGCGACCGGGCTTCGATGTCGGGCAGGTGCTCGAAGCCGTCTTCAAAGGGCTGGAACGGGCGCGGCGGCGAGACGATGAATCCCGGGAGCCGGGGCAGATTCCATTCAATTTCGGCATCATCGCCTCGGCCATGCGGATGTTCACCGGCGGCTTCGCCCCCTACTTCCGCAACCTGCTGGAAGCCCTGGACCAATGGCCGATGGAAGAGGTTCACGGGGTCGCATCGCTGTCCCTGGCGCGCTCGGTGGCCGAAGCGCGGGACCGCCTGGGCGTGCCGGTGGTGGCCTTCGACCTGGCCGGCGCCGAGGCGGGGAATCCGGCCTCGGACCACGTACGGGCCTACGAGTTCGCCAGCCGCCACTTCCTGAAGAAGACCGTCCACGCCGGCGAGGCCTACGGGCCGGAGAGCATCTACCAGGCGATCACCCAGCTCAATGCCGACCGCATCGGCCACGGCACCCACCTCTACTCCACCCACCAGGTGGAAGCGGACGATCCGGAGCGCTACGTGCACCGCCTCGCCGAGTACATCGCCGACCGGCGGATTACCCTGGAGGTGTGCATCACCTCCAACCTGCAGACCATGCCGGAGCTGCGCCGGGTGGAAGACCATCCCTTCGGTCGCATGCTCAAAGAGAAGCTCTCCGTCGCGCTGTGCACGGACAACCGCCTGGTGTCACGCACCACCGTGACGGACGAGATCGATCAGGCCTGCCGCGCCTTCGCCATGACCCCCGAGGAACTACGCGACGTGGTGATCCACGGCTTCAAGCGCAGCTTCTACCCCGGTACCTACCGCGAAAAGCGCAAGTACGTGCGCCAGGTGATCGATCGCTACGACGAGATCGCCGCCGAGCACGGCGTGCCGACCAAGGAAGGCTCCCTGTGA
- a CDS encoding glycosyltransferase family 4 protein, which translates to MRLLYLSLSYVPSRRASSVHVMKMCAALSRAGHQVELVTKRSAARQEPGVDDPFAFYGVATGFRLTSLPRPAWRGGGLLWAAAQEALLRRRRGTVDLVYARDPGGARIAARLGMPLIFEAHNVPSGRALDRLRRLVAAPSLRRLVVISAALRGLLAEVDALPVGERTLVAHDAADPPPEPHEKSEGGRLQVGYVGHLYPGRGIEIVAELATRLPQADFHVVGGRPQDVAAWQSRAERPNLTFHGFVPPGRLAAHYRRFDLLLMPYQHRVAVASGGSDTAAYMSPMKMFEYMATGTAIVSSDLPVLREVLTDGDDAVLVPADEPNAWEAAVRRLADDAEERRRLGRRAREHLLSHHTWDARARQVLDGL; encoded by the coding sequence GTGAGACTGCTCTACCTGTCCCTCTCCTACGTCCCGTCGCGGCGCGCGTCGAGCGTTCATGTGATGAAGATGTGCGCCGCTTTGTCCCGAGCCGGCCACCAGGTGGAGCTGGTCACCAAGCGGAGCGCGGCCCGCCAGGAGCCGGGGGTCGACGATCCCTTCGCCTTCTACGGCGTCGCCACCGGCTTCCGCCTCACTTCGCTGCCGCGACCGGCCTGGCGCGGCGGCGGCCTGCTGTGGGCGGCCGCCCAGGAGGCGCTGCTGCGCCGGCGGCGAGGCACCGTCGACCTGGTTTATGCCCGTGATCCCGGCGGCGCCCGGATCGCGGCCCGGCTGGGCATGCCGCTGATCTTCGAGGCCCACAACGTCCCGAGCGGCCGGGCCCTCGACCGTCTTCGCCGCCTCGTCGCGGCGCCCTCCCTGCGCCGTCTGGTCGTCATCTCCGCGGCCCTCCGCGGGCTGCTCGCCGAGGTCGATGCCCTGCCGGTCGGTGAGCGTACCCTGGTGGCTCACGACGCCGCCGATCCGCCTCCCGAGCCGCACGAGAAGAGCGAGGGCGGCCGGCTCCAGGTCGGCTACGTCGGGCACCTGTACCCAGGGCGCGGGATCGAGATCGTTGCGGAGCTGGCGACGCGGCTGCCACAGGCCGACTTCCACGTCGTCGGCGGGCGCCCGCAGGACGTCGCCGCCTGGCAGAGCCGGGCGGAGAGACCGAACCTGACCTTCCACGGTTTCGTTCCGCCCGGCCGGCTGGCCGCGCACTATCGCCGCTTCGACCTCCTGCTGATGCCCTATCAACACCGGGTGGCGGTGGCGAGCGGCGGCAGTGACACCGCCGCGTACATGTCGCCGATGAAGATGTTCGAGTACATGGCGACCGGCACAGCCATTGTGTCGTCGGACCTGCCGGTGCTGCGCGAGGTCCTGACCGATGGCGACGACGCCGTCCTCGTGCCGGCCGACGAGCCGAATGCCTGGGAGGCCGCCGTCCGGCGGTTGGCCGACGACGCCGAAGAGCGCCGACGGCTCGGCCGACGAGCCCGCGAGCATCTGCTCTCCCACCACACCTGGGACGCCCGCGCCCGCCAGGTTCTCGATGGCCTCTGA
- a CDS encoding glycosyltransferase family 4 protein codes for MRVLTLFGAHLLAPRGTPSRARNLTRALARRPGVEVCAVSRDARAEVEAALGIEHRSLGPAADPSASFRQAIAELQPDVVHGHTHKALPWLAAVAVDDGPLTVADLHGHLPRERWERRTRSLPRRVADAARAWADERRWAPRLGAFTVVCEALAVRARRWQRPVRVLWGGVDTELFRPAAGPPPPGSSVGSPPGGRLRIGYAGNFRPYQGVDVLVAAVERRLAAGADLELLLVGDLDAAPALARRARSLGERLVAPGPATYEDVPALLATADILAVPRPAHHTALYGFPSKLPEYMALGRPVVATRVGEQSKIVQHGGDGLLVAPGSAADLAAALADLEDEALRRRLGQAARRRAEATLTWDAAAATSTTFFEQLLADHAR; via the coding sequence TTGCGAGTTCTGACCCTCTTCGGAGCCCACTTGCTCGCTCCGCGGGGCACCCCTTCGCGAGCGCGCAACCTGACCCGCGCCTTGGCTCGACGACCGGGCGTCGAGGTCTGCGCGGTGAGCCGCGATGCCCGCGCCGAAGTCGAGGCCGCACTGGGCATCGAGCACCGCTCGCTGGGGCCGGCTGCCGATCCGAGCGCGAGTTTCCGCCAGGCCATCGCCGAACTCCAGCCCGACGTAGTCCACGGCCACACGCACAAGGCACTGCCTTGGCTGGCCGCCGTGGCGGTCGACGATGGCCCGCTGACCGTCGCCGACCTCCACGGTCACCTGCCGCGCGAGCGGTGGGAGCGGCGCACACGGTCACTCCCGCGCCGCGTAGCGGACGCGGCTCGTGCCTGGGCGGACGAGCGCCGCTGGGCGCCGCGGCTCGGCGCCTTCACCGTGGTCTGCGAGGCGTTGGCCGTACGAGCCCGGCGATGGCAACGACCGGTGCGCGTGCTGTGGGGCGGGGTCGACACCGAGCTCTTCCGGCCCGCTGCCGGCCCTCCGCCCCCAGGGTCCTCCGTGGGATCGCCGCCTGGCGGCCGGTTGCGCATCGGGTACGCCGGCAACTTCCGGCCCTACCAGGGAGTGGACGTCCTGGTGGCGGCGGTCGAGCGCAGGCTGGCGGCGGGAGCGGATCTCGAGCTCCTGCTGGTCGGCGACCTCGACGCGGCTCCCGCCCTGGCTCGGCGCGCTCGCTCCCTCGGCGAGCGCCTGGTCGCCCCGGGACCGGCGACCTACGAGGACGTGCCGGCACTTCTCGCCACCGCCGACATTCTGGCGGTGCCGCGCCCGGCTCACCACACCGCGCTCTACGGCTTCCCGTCAAAGCTCCCCGAGTACATGGCGCTCGGCCGGCCGGTCGTCGCGACGCGGGTCGGTGAGCAGAGTAAGATCGTCCAGCACGGCGGCGATGGGCTGCTCGTCGCCCCCGGCTCCGCCGCCGATCTCGCCGCCGCCCTCGCCGATCTCGAGGACGAGGCCTTGCGCCGCCGGCTCGGCCAGGCGGCCCGCCGCCGCGCGGAGGCCACCTTGACCTGGGATGCCGCCGCCGCGACCTCGACCACCTTCTTCGAACAGCTCCTCGCCGATCATGCCCGCTGA
- a CDS encoding SUMF1/EgtB/PvdO family nonheme iron enzyme, producing the protein MASERLHEAMRDHYTRYPRTVLWLVPGGDLERPVGEPRSIEPFYLSKVPITNEQFEAFDPGFERSPWAPDDRDPALGVSWQDAAEYCTWYAEIARKPMRLASEAEWEYACRGGLVGQRFQTGDDSEEAGRHQWDADNSEGRLHPLDDRKANGFGLFGMLGGAWEWVAAEAEDDPVRVLRGGSFRTPRAGISCALRRKEGAEVAVPDAGFRVAKSLRR; encoded by the coding sequence ATGGCCTCTGAACGCCTGCACGAAGCGATGAGAGATCACTACACCCGCTACCCGCGCACCGTCCTGTGGCTGGTTCCTGGAGGAGACCTGGAGCGGCCCGTCGGCGAGCCACGCTCCATCGAGCCCTTCTACCTGAGCAAGGTGCCGATCACCAACGAGCAGTTCGAGGCCTTCGACCCAGGGTTCGAGCGCTCCCCTTGGGCGCCGGACGACCGCGATCCGGCCCTCGGCGTGAGCTGGCAAGATGCCGCCGAATACTGCACCTGGTACGCCGAGATCGCGCGCAAACCGATGCGCCTAGCGAGCGAGGCGGAGTGGGAGTACGCCTGCCGCGGCGGCCTGGTGGGTCAGCGCTTCCAGACCGGCGACGACTCGGAAGAGGCCGGGCGCCACCAGTGGGACGCGGACAACAGCGAGGGTCGACTACACCCCCTGGACGATCGCAAGGCCAACGGCTTCGGCCTCTTCGGCATGCTCGGCGGAGCCTGGGAGTGGGTGGCGGCGGAGGCTGAGGACGATCCGGTGAGAGTTCTGCGCGGAGGCTCCTTCCGCACCCCGAGGGCGGGGATCTCGTGCGCGTTGCGGCGCAAAGAGGGCGCCGAGGTGGCCGTGCCGGACGCTGGCTTTCGGGTGGCCAAGAGCCTGCGGCGCTAG